The following coding sequences are from one Coriobacteriia bacterium window:
- a CDS encoding sulfurtransferase TusA family protein produces MSDEVKVDLELDLKGLLCPLPMVKVSQNINNVEVGGVIRAVATDPGAMADIPAWAASTGHEVLSAGKEGDLFVFLVKRSK; encoded by the coding sequence ATGTCTGACGAAGTAAAGGTCGATCTGGAACTGGACCTCAAGGGTCTGCTCTGCCCGCTCCCGATGGTCAAGGTCAGCCAGAACATCAACAACGTCGAAGTCGGCGGGGTCATCCGCGCTGTCGCGACCGACCCAGGCGCCATGGCCGACATCCCCGCGTGGGCTGCCAGCACCGGCCATGAGGTCCTGTCGGCCGGCAAGGAAGGCGATCTGTTCGTCTTCCTCGTCAAGCGCTCCAAGTAA
- a CDS encoding DsrE/DsrF/DrsH-like family protein gives MSDDHKKSLAMVVMSGDMDKLFGAFIIANGAAAMGMDVTMFFTFWGLRAIKKDVRTGKTFFGRMLGTMYGGDIMKANPSKFSFGGMGRWMFGKMMGSHNVQKLNEMRDLAVELGVNMYGCQMSMDVMEIPQESFIDGVKEPVGVGFFLLKAQTAEIQLFI, from the coding sequence ATGAGTGATGACCACAAGAAGAGCCTCGCGATGGTGGTGATGAGCGGCGACATGGACAAGCTGTTCGGCGCTTTCATCATCGCCAACGGAGCGGCCGCAATGGGCATGGACGTGACGATGTTCTTCACGTTCTGGGGCCTCCGCGCGATCAAGAAGGACGTCAGAACGGGTAAGACGTTCTTTGGACGCATGCTCGGAACCATGTACGGCGGCGACATCATGAAGGCGAACCCCAGCAAGTTCAGCTTTGGTGGTATGGGCCGCTGGATGTTCGGCAAGATGATGGGCAGCCACAACGTGCAGAAGCTCAACGAGATGCGCGACCTGGCCGTTGAGTTGGGCGTGAACATGTACGGATGCCAGATGTCCATGGACGTCATGGAGATTCCGCAGGAATCGTTCATTGATGGCGTCAAGGAACCAGTGGGCGTCGGCTTCTTCCTCCTCAAGGCGCAGACAGCCGAGATTCAGCTGTTCATCTAG
- a CDS encoding metalloregulator ArsR/SmtB family transcription factor produces MDSTDFYCQHSELCKTLANEKRQMILGALREEELSVTQLHERTGIPQATLSQHLALLRGHGVVRTRRAGNHTYYSIANPKIIQAFDLITEVMQEILDEQRGVADRALTPERPA; encoded by the coding sequence GTGGACAGCACGGACTTCTACTGCCAGCACTCTGAGCTCTGCAAGACGCTTGCGAACGAGAAGCGCCAGATGATTCTTGGCGCGCTGCGCGAAGAGGAGCTGTCAGTCACCCAGCTTCACGAGCGCACGGGCATCCCACAGGCGACCCTCTCCCAGCACCTCGCGTTGCTCCGCGGTCACGGAGTGGTTCGGACTCGGCGCGCGGGGAATCACACGTATTACAGCATCGCCAATCCGAAGATCATCCAGGCGTTCGATCTCATCACCGAGGTGATGCAGGAGATCCTCGACGAGCAGCGCGGCGTCGCTGACCGCGCACTGACCCCCGAGCGTCCGGCTTAG
- a CDS encoding DUF4388 domain-containing protein — MALEGNLRDFSIADMFRLLASGRKTGTLYLEREDAQGRVCFKKGRVFFASSNWHRESLGRRLVKAGVISEKQLRQALGLQKIQKKEKAGRRLGQILVDEGYLDGKVLETFIQDQINDTLFDLFRWEEGELRFEPDETCDDEDIGISVSVENIIMEASRRLELWSRIRQKIPSMDTEFVMASTPGDKSMEIHLKPREWMLLCYLHGGRSVRELVELTGYNDFETAKILYGMHAAGLIERLGAEAEVR; from the coding sequence GTGGCGCTCGAGGGCAACCTCAGGGATTTCTCGATAGCGGATATGTTCCGTCTGCTGGCCTCTGGCCGGAAGACCGGTACGCTGTATCTCGAGCGCGAGGACGCGCAGGGCCGGGTTTGCTTCAAGAAGGGGCGCGTCTTCTTCGCGAGCAGCAACTGGCACCGCGAGTCGCTCGGCCGGCGCCTGGTGAAGGCCGGCGTGATCTCGGAGAAGCAACTCCGGCAGGCACTCGGCCTTCAGAAGATCCAGAAGAAGGAGAAGGCTGGCCGGCGCCTCGGGCAGATCCTCGTGGATGAGGGCTACCTCGACGGCAAGGTGCTCGAGACGTTCATCCAGGACCAGATCAATGACACGCTATTCGACCTCTTCCGGTGGGAAGAGGGGGAGCTTCGTTTCGAGCCGGACGAGACATGCGACGACGAGGACATCGGCATCTCGGTGTCGGTAGAGAACATCATCATGGAAGCGTCGCGTCGCCTGGAGTTGTGGAGCAGGATCCGGCAGAAGATACCGTCGATGGACACCGAGTTCGTCATGGCCTCCACGCCCGGCGACAAGTCCATGGAGATCCATCTCAAGCCGCGCGAGTGGATGCTGTTGTGCTATCTCCACGGGGGTCGGTCGGTGCGGGAACTCGTCGAGCTCACAGGCTACAACGATTTCGAGACCGCCAAGATCCTGTACGGCATGCACGCCGCCGGTCTCATAGAGCGCCTCGGCGCGGAGGCCGAGGTCCGATGA
- a CDS encoding CheR family methyltransferase — MLNEDLAKDLTLEEFRRFRDLLHRQSGIYLEESKLDSLRISLVTRATRLGYQSLSEYYKALERDDQEFNELLNLVTINETSFFRFPAQFDALRDSIIPEIMGAKASGNRGVRIWSAGCSTGEEPYSIAMTLIDSGIEMAGYKPQVLGTDVSTKALARAKAGVYGKRAMMSVPEDAVSRHFERTASGDYRVNDRVRSYVDFGYQNLIREPYPLSLMGNWDIIFCRNVTIYFRLDSTRRVVSNFFDSLNEGGYLFVGHSETLTSVNDTFEAVEVGGVFLYRKPVPRKTFAFGQSQAPKTPRAARPSTSATRAARAKAKPVATPPDDSGDPLEQARIDLKEGRPERVLEIVEAVLATDPNNAEAHLLSAYVHADTANYDEAMRASHRALAINPLLPVARYILGIIYQRQGDPVRAVSELKKTIYIDTDFALAHLNLANIYKAQRKWEAAAKEYENALKSLKASPEGAWTEFSGGFQADLLVRTCERSLIECRKAMGG; from the coding sequence GTGCTGAACGAGGATCTAGCGAAGGACCTGACGCTCGAGGAGTTCCGGCGGTTCCGGGATCTGCTCCATCGGCAGTCGGGCATCTATCTCGAGGAGTCGAAGCTGGACTCGCTGCGGATATCGCTCGTGACCCGAGCAACGCGACTTGGGTACCAGTCGTTGTCCGAGTACTACAAGGCGCTGGAGCGCGACGACCAGGAGTTCAACGAGCTGCTCAATCTCGTCACCATCAACGAGACGAGCTTCTTCCGCTTTCCGGCGCAGTTTGACGCGCTAAGGGACAGCATCATCCCCGAGATCATGGGGGCGAAGGCCAGCGGCAACCGCGGCGTGCGCATCTGGTCCGCAGGCTGCTCGACCGGCGAGGAGCCCTACTCGATCGCCATGACGCTGATCGACTCCGGCATCGAGATGGCGGGCTACAAGCCGCAAGTCCTTGGCACCGACGTCTCCACCAAGGCGCTGGCGCGCGCGAAGGCCGGCGTGTACGGTAAGCGAGCCATGATGAGCGTGCCGGAAGATGCCGTGAGCCGGCACTTCGAGCGCACCGCGAGCGGCGACTATCGCGTGAACGACCGCGTCCGTTCGTACGTGGACTTCGGCTACCAGAACCTGATCAGAGAGCCATACCCACTCTCGCTCATGGGCAATTGGGACATCATCTTCTGCCGCAACGTCACGATCTACTTCCGGCTCGACTCCACGCGGCGCGTGGTCTCGAACTTCTTCGACAGCCTGAATGAAGGCGGCTACCTGTTCGTCGGTCATTCGGAGACGCTCACGTCGGTGAACGACACCTTCGAAGCGGTCGAGGTAGGCGGTGTCTTCCTGTACCGGAAGCCCGTGCCGCGCAAGACGTTCGCGTTCGGTCAATCTCAAGCGCCCAAGACGCCACGAGCTGCGCGACCGTCAACGTCGGCGACCCGGGCGGCCAGGGCAAAGGCAAAGCCGGTGGCCACACCGCCGGACGACTCCGGCGACCCGCTCGAGCAGGCGCGGATCGACCTCAAAGAAGGCCGTCCGGAGCGTGTGCTCGAGATCGTCGAGGCGGTTCTGGCCACCGATCCCAACAACGCCGAGGCCCACCTGCTCTCGGCATACGTGCATGCCGACACCGCGAACTACGACGAGGCGATGCGCGCGTCGCACAGGGCCCTCGCGATCAACCCGTTGCTCCCGGTGGCGCGCTACATCCTCGGCATCATCTACCAACGCCAGGGCGATCCGGTGCGAGCGGTATCGGAGCTCAAGAAGACGATCTACATCGACACGGACTTTGCGCTCGCGCACCTCAACCTCGCCAACATCTACAAGGCGCAGCGCAAGTGGGAAGCGGCGGCGAAGGAGTACGAGAACGCGCTGAAGTCCCTCAAGGCCAGTCCTGAGGGGGCTTGGACGGAGTTTTCCGGCGGGTTCCAGGCTGATCTGCTGGTCAGAACGTGCGAACGCAGTCTGATAGAGTGTCGGAAGGCCATGGGCGGCTAG
- a CDS encoding response regulator, which produces MAGARILAVDDSPTILEMIKAILLAGGYEVITATDGAEALETARAEKPDLILLDVMLPKLDGYRVCRLLKFDQNYKSIPIIMLTAKTEEQAMATGIRTGANQYLTKPVEPDTLLNAVAEELAKAQG; this is translated from the coding sequence ATGGCAGGCGCGCGGATCCTGGCGGTTGATGACAGCCCCACCATCCTCGAGATGATCAAGGCCATCCTGCTCGCAGGTGGCTACGAGGTCATCACGGCGACGGATGGGGCGGAGGCACTCGAGACCGCCCGTGCGGAGAAGCCCGACCTGATCCTTCTGGACGTCATGCTTCCGAAGCTTGATGGCTACCGGGTCTGTCGGCTGCTCAAGTTCGACCAGAACTACAAGTCCATTCCGATCATCATGCTCACCGCCAAGACCGAGGAGCAGGCGATGGCCACCGGCATTCGGACCGGTGCGAACCAGTACCTTACCAAGCCCGTTGAGCCGGACACCCTACTCAACGCGGTGGCCGAAGAGCTCGCGAAGGCCCAGGGTTAG
- a CDS encoding ATPase, T2SS/T4P/T4SS family, with the protein MAPASGISERVLDSLVSAGLMTAEQVASVIDAASSRGVNVGSVLAERDMVSAIDVISVLEHEMGVPQVDLTSYAPEDEALALVPARLARDRRILPLFEIEGMLTVAVGDPMDVFALDSVAAELGLELEPVLAESSSFESTLEQYYPSGSAAAETEMAPPPPVAEEIEELAASDFFEETAGEETPAVPVAPVAEAPSEQVAEVLIGETIEQMAAAEPAPQGPAGIDLDVLAVADARKVAVLVADIIDDAIARGASRIHLLPYKDDFFLVYRVKGALEKVASAPLSLQAALVDGFKQYAKLGGVPASRPALGRLHARFGDKDRVLTVSVVPTVSGQRLVVSITPFKPQPRGFAELGMGEAETRALQAMVERGRGILLVCAPVAGGSTTTYYALLAHAAAAGKTVYSVEQSIEYEIAAVAQVMVEPGGPSPAAYIAAGMRQDTDVIAIDGLRTVEDVHFAVEAAGLGKLVIATFPAADIASGVRRMLDLGAEPHSLAAALTLGVGQRLVRLNCPNCSVETDGALAARIPGVPAGLRDRAGSGCPNCGKTGFKGATAIHEVLPFTEPVRATVGRGASDAEIAAAAAAAGMRPLLISGLARVKSGDVSAEELNRVLRFVI; encoded by the coding sequence ATGGCCCCGGCTAGCGGCATCTCGGAACGGGTGCTCGACAGTCTCGTCTCGGCAGGTCTCATGACAGCCGAGCAGGTCGCCAGCGTCATTGACGCCGCATCCTCCCGCGGCGTCAATGTGGGCAGCGTCCTGGCCGAGCGCGACATGGTGAGCGCTATCGATGTCATCTCAGTGCTCGAGCACGAGATGGGCGTCCCTCAGGTGGACCTGACGAGCTACGCCCCCGAGGACGAAGCGCTTGCGCTCGTCCCGGCCCGTCTGGCGCGCGACCGGCGCATCCTGCCTCTCTTCGAGATCGAGGGCATGCTGACCGTTGCGGTCGGTGACCCGATGGATGTCTTCGCGCTCGACTCGGTGGCCGCCGAACTGGGTCTCGAGCTTGAGCCGGTGCTGGCCGAGAGCAGCTCGTTCGAGTCCACGCTCGAGCAGTACTATCCGTCAGGTTCTGCGGCGGCCGAGACCGAGATGGCCCCGCCTCCACCCGTCGCGGAGGAGATCGAGGAGCTGGCGGCATCTGACTTCTTCGAGGAGACCGCCGGGGAGGAGACACCGGCCGTGCCGGTTGCCCCGGTCGCAGAAGCCCCCTCGGAGCAGGTCGCCGAGGTGCTGATCGGCGAGACCATCGAGCAGATGGCGGCGGCCGAGCCAGCACCACAGGGCCCGGCCGGCATCGATCTCGACGTGCTCGCCGTTGCCGATGCGCGCAAGGTTGCGGTCCTCGTCGCGGACATCATCGACGATGCGATCGCCAGGGGTGCGAGCCGCATCCACCTGCTTCCGTACAAAGACGACTTCTTCCTGGTCTATCGCGTGAAGGGCGCCCTCGAGAAGGTCGCAAGCGCCCCGCTTTCGCTTCAGGCTGCGCTCGTCGACGGCTTCAAGCAGTACGCCAAGCTCGGGGGCGTTCCCGCATCGCGCCCAGCGCTCGGACGGCTGCACGCACGCTTCGGCGACAAGGACCGGGTCCTCACCGTCTCGGTGGTGCCCACGGTCTCGGGTCAGCGGCTCGTCGTCTCGATCACGCCCTTCAAGCCGCAGCCTCGCGGGTTCGCCGAGCTGGGCATGGGTGAAGCCGAGACCCGGGCGCTTCAGGCGATGGTCGAGCGCGGTCGTGGCATCCTGCTCGTGTGCGCGCCGGTCGCGGGGGGCTCCACGACGACCTACTACGCACTGCTGGCGCATGCGGCTGCAGCGGGGAAGACGGTCTACTCGGTGGAGCAGTCCATCGAGTACGAGATCGCTGCCGTCGCACAGGTGATGGTCGAGCCGGGCGGTCCGTCTCCTGCGGCCTACATCGCCGCCGGGATGCGACAGGACACCGATGTCATCGCGATCGACGGTCTTCGAACCGTCGAGGACGTGCACTTCGCCGTCGAGGCCGCCGGCCTCGGCAAGCTTGTCATCGCCACGTTCCCGGCGGCTGACATCGCGTCAGGCGTGCGCCGGATGCTCGACTTGGGTGCCGAGCCGCACAGCCTTGCCGCAGCGCTGACCCTCGGCGTAGGACAGCGCCTCGTGCGGCTGAACTGCCCCAACTGCTCGGTGGAGACAGACGGCGCGCTCGCTGCCCGCATCCCCGGTGTTCCGGCGGGGTTGCGGGACAGGGCGGGCTCCGGCTGTCCGAACTGCGGCAAGACCGGCTTCAAAGGCGCCACGGCGATCCACGAGGTTCTGCCGTTCACCGAGCCGGTTCGCGCGACGGTCGGTCGTGGTGCCTCGGATGCGGAGATCGCCGCCGCTGCAGCTGCTGCCGGCATGCGACCACTTCTGATCTCAGGGCTCGCACGGGTCAAGAGCGGCGACGTAAGTGCCGAGGAACTGAACAGAGTCCTGCGCTTCGTGATCTAA
- a CDS encoding chemotaxis protein CheW, whose translation MPRKTKKAEAVVAEELSAESSVAPEDVTPAAPDLELEPEGVDESPVLALAVTFRLEGQIYGLPLEAVQEIQQLVEYTPLPDSAPALVGLIDLRGLVVPAIDLRVLLGLVPRDFTLETPMVFCRVRDHVVCLIVDSVEDVVDLPSEGLQPPSNLYSMADRMLGMCRLPQGLLLLLDIDRLVPDAALAAADAAEGGHS comes from the coding sequence GTGCCGAGAAAGACCAAGAAGGCCGAGGCTGTCGTCGCCGAGGAGCTGTCCGCCGAGAGCTCGGTAGCCCCCGAAGACGTCACGCCCGCTGCGCCCGATCTCGAACTGGAACCCGAGGGTGTCGATGAGTCACCAGTCCTGGCCCTGGCGGTCACATTCAGGCTCGAGGGCCAGATCTACGGGCTTCCGCTCGAGGCCGTACAGGAGATCCAGCAGCTCGTAGAGTACACGCCGCTACCCGACTCGGCGCCCGCTCTTGTGGGGCTCATCGACCTGCGCGGACTCGTGGTGCCCGCCATCGATCTTCGCGTCCTGCTCGGCCTGGTGCCCCGGGACTTCACGCTCGAGACGCCGATGGTCTTCTGCCGCGTGAGGGATCACGTCGTCTGTCTCATCGTGGATTCGGTGGAAGACGTCGTGGATCTGCCCTCCGAGGGCCTGCAGCCGCCGTCGAACCTCTACAGCATGGCCGACCGCATGCTCGGCATGTGCCGGCTTCCGCAGGGGCTACTCTTGCTCCTCGACATCGATCGGCTTGTGCCGGACGCTGCGCTCGCGGCGGCAGACGCCGCGGAAGGCGGGCACTCATGA
- a CDS encoding chemotaxis protein CheW produces MSGEMGHAASDFQNAKIHEELRRRAESLAQGQEEEIIADAEGLLLFRLGEEWYAFPIDGVREIYNEYSVTRIPRVPDFILGVVNVRGEIVSVTDLGTMIRVPSRTQRALDDALPSAIIVANERCVSAVVVDEIGDIAEVPRGNVEPALSTLDRAQAEFVAGSVYLDGRLIGIVNLDKVLEPIGDNV; encoded by the coding sequence ATGAGTGGGGAGATGGGGCACGCCGCAAGCGACTTCCAGAATGCGAAGATCCACGAGGAACTGCGCCGTCGCGCCGAGTCGCTTGCGCAGGGCCAGGAGGAGGAGATCATCGCCGATGCCGAGGGGCTGTTGCTCTTCCGGCTCGGTGAGGAGTGGTACGCATTCCCCATTGATGGCGTTCGCGAGATCTACAACGAGTACTCGGTCACGCGGATTCCGCGCGTACCGGACTTCATCCTGGGTGTCGTGAACGTGCGCGGGGAGATCGTGTCGGTGACCGACCTCGGCACGATGATCCGCGTTCCCAGTCGCACGCAGCGTGCGCTCGACGACGCTCTGCCCTCGGCCATCATCGTTGCCAACGAGCGGTGTGTGTCCGCCGTGGTCGTCGACGAGATCGGTGATATCGCGGAGGTCCCACGCGGTAACGTCGAGCCCGCGCTGTCGACGCTCGATCGTGCACAAGCCGAGTTCGTGGCGGGATCCGTGTACCTCGACGGCCGGCTCATAGGTATTGTGAACCTCGACAAAGTCCTCGAGCCCATCGGTGACAACGTCTGA
- a CDS encoding HAMP domain-containing methyl-accepting chemotaxis protein, translated as MFKRLMEKVSGNFLLKYSIFTVTLVAVANLVQITAGWVIFKDEFGGITTDLVLRALMMIGIFVAVIIVFAYFQRQLGKRMMAPLYEVVSSIKASCEGEIGHKVAVDSKDEFGVLTRSYNQMLDLIIYLISQMQDSSQRLAGASGEILSATEQQASGAAEQAASISETTATMEELAATYRQIAENANQVVKMAETSLGNAESGQQAVMNTLDSMESIKTRSQSSAAKILQLGERSQQIGQVLSIINSIADQTKILALNAAIEAARAGEAGKGFSVVAVEIRKLAESVVDSTGEIETIMTEIQGAANDLVIATEQELKQVDTGVDLAHTTGDSFDQILETIEQTTIAAKEISAATQQQRTATEQVVKAMHEVASVAQQTATASRQVAGAAEQLSGIAKESSHIGAAFRIVGQ; from the coding sequence ATGTTCAAGCGATTGATGGAGAAGGTCAGCGGCAACTTCCTGCTGAAGTACTCGATATTCACCGTAACTCTGGTGGCCGTGGCAAACCTCGTGCAGATCACGGCGGGCTGGGTCATCTTCAAGGACGAGTTCGGCGGGATCACCACCGACCTGGTCCTTCGCGCGCTAATGATGATCGGCATCTTCGTAGCGGTGATCATCGTGTTCGCGTACTTCCAGCGGCAGCTGGGCAAGCGCATGATGGCGCCGCTGTATGAAGTCGTGAGCAGCATCAAGGCGTCATGCGAGGGCGAGATCGGCCACAAGGTCGCCGTGGACTCCAAAGACGAGTTCGGCGTGCTCACCCGTTCCTACAACCAGATGCTTGACCTGATCATCTACCTCATCAGCCAGATGCAGGACTCCTCCCAGCGTCTTGCCGGCGCGTCCGGCGAGATCCTTTCCGCCACCGAGCAGCAGGCGTCGGGTGCGGCCGAGCAGGCCGCCTCGATCAGCGAGACGACCGCGACGATGGAGGAGCTCGCTGCCACGTACCGCCAGATCGCCGAGAATGCGAACCAAGTGGTCAAGATGGCCGAGACCTCCCTCGGTAACGCCGAGAGCGGGCAGCAGGCGGTCATGAACACGCTGGACTCGATGGAGTCGATCAAGACGCGCTCGCAGTCCTCGGCGGCGAAGATCCTTCAGCTCGGCGAGCGCAGCCAGCAGATCGGGCAGGTCCTCTCCATCATCAACAGCATCGCCGACCAGACCAAGATCCTCGCGCTCAACGCGGCCATCGAGGCTGCGCGCGCGGGTGAGGCCGGCAAGGGCTTCAGCGTTGTGGCGGTCGAGATTCGCAAGCTCGCCGAGTCGGTGGTCGACTCCACGGGCGAGATCGAGACGATCATGACCGAGATACAGGGAGCCGCGAACGATCTGGTCATCGCCACCGAGCAGGAACTCAAGCAGGTCGACACCGGTGTGGATCTCGCCCACACCACGGGCGACAGCTTCGATCAGATTCTCGAGACCATCGAGCAGACGACCATCGCGGCCAAGGAGATCTCCGCTGCGACGCAGCAGCAGCGCACGGCGACCGAGCAGGTCGTCAAGGCTATGCACGAGGTGGCCTCGGTGGCCCAGCAGACGGCCACCGCATCGCGCCAGGTCGCGGGTGCCGCAGAACAGCTGTCGGGCATCGCGAAGGAATCCAGCCACATCGGCGCAGCGTTCAGGATCGTCGGCCAGTAG
- a CDS encoding hybrid sensor histidine kinase/response regulator, with product MVEFDRSVFIAKFQEEATDLLQRLNEGIITLEGEPTNRPLIDQWLRDAHTLKGSSRMVGLIEISDIAHRMEDVMVKVRDGALAYTTDMTDTFFEALDTVVFLAEHAGKESASEAELEGVTARLNTLAGNAVVVEPADEAPPVRQHSAEGPAQSDADDADTDGEQAAAGEAEDSPAPREADAPGPQSAQRDDKLHTKEQTTVRVRTNQVDRLLNLVSEVVISQIKAEQRVRDMRGAMIQAADTTQVWARIKTMLTALSHDDQSALDDDLHLLDELLSTLRKDIALLSKDYADDTSRTSTVVGDLQANAMSLRMLPVSTVFNTFPRAMRDLARTYKKDVELFIEGGDTELDKKVLEEINDPLIHIMRNAVDHGIEPAADRVKAGKPAVGTIRLSARQEGDHIIIEVSDDGAGIDPGKVKAAAVRKGYISESEANAMSDREARYLIFEKGFSTAAIITEISGRGVGMDVVREFVVERLKGSLDVESELGKGSTFRLTIPLTLAIIRALLLRVGGQTFALPTSAIEETARIERSAIIKVEGHEVIRRQRRTVPLVHLRDILGIESDADDTGVKIPVATLGFSGHRIGMIVDEFVGEQQIVIKTLGTHLKRVDNVAGVTILGAGEVVPILNVPDLMTNGRQLTGVRARRAGAAVDTEKDRGPRRILICEDSFTTRELERSIFEAAGYEVETATDGALGLTRLREGLNPDAVVTDVQMPNMTGFDLTRAIKADDELKAIPVIIVTSLERDEEKAEGISAGADAYITKSVFNQDTLLDTVERLIR from the coding sequence ATGGTCGAGTTCGACCGTTCGGTTTTTATCGCCAAGTTCCAGGAGGAGGCGACCGACCTCCTACAGCGCCTGAACGAGGGCATCATCACGCTCGAGGGGGAGCCGACGAACCGGCCGCTCATCGACCAGTGGCTGCGCGACGCCCACACGCTCAAGGGCTCGTCGCGGATGGTCGGTCTCATTGAGATCTCCGACATCGCACACCGCATGGAAGACGTGATGGTCAAGGTCCGCGATGGTGCGCTCGCTTACACCACGGACATGACCGACACATTCTTCGAGGCGCTCGACACGGTCGTCTTCCTTGCGGAGCACGCCGGCAAGGAGTCGGCATCCGAGGCCGAACTCGAAGGCGTGACGGCCCGGCTCAACACGCTTGCGGGCAATGCGGTCGTGGTGGAGCCCGCTGACGAGGCGCCCCCGGTCCGGCAGCACTCTGCCGAGGGGCCGGCTCAGTCTGACGCCGACGACGCAGACACTGATGGCGAGCAGGCAGCCGCAGGCGAGGCCGAGGATTCGCCCGCGCCGCGCGAGGCCGACGCCCCGGGGCCGCAGTCGGCCCAGCGCGACGACAAGCTGCACACCAAGGAGCAAACGACCGTACGCGTTCGCACGAACCAGGTCGACCGGCTCCTCAACCTTGTGAGCGAGGTCGTGATCTCGCAGATCAAGGCCGAGCAGCGCGTGCGCGATATGCGTGGCGCCATGATTCAGGCTGCGGACACGACGCAGGTGTGGGCGCGCATCAAGACCATGCTGACCGCCCTCTCCCATGACGACCAGTCAGCGCTCGACGACGACCTCCACCTACTCGATGAACTACTGTCCACCCTGCGCAAAGACATTGCTTTGCTGTCCAAGGACTACGCGGACGACACGTCGCGCACCTCCACGGTGGTGGGCGACTTGCAGGCGAACGCGATGTCACTTCGCATGCTGCCGGTCAGCACGGTGTTCAACACCTTTCCCCGCGCAATGCGTGATCTCGCCCGCACGTACAAGAAGGACGTCGAGCTGTTCATCGAGGGCGGCGACACGGAACTCGACAAGAAGGTCCTCGAGGAGATCAACGACCCCCTGATACACATCATGCGCAACGCCGTGGATCACGGGATCGAGCCCGCAGCGGACCGGGTCAAGGCGGGCAAGCCCGCCGTAGGCACGATCCGACTGAGCGCCCGACAGGAGGGCGACCACATCATCATCGAGGTCTCCGACGACGGCGCCGGTATCGATCCGGGCAAGGTGAAAGCGGCCGCCGTTCGCAAGGGCTACATCTCTGAGTCAGAGGCCAACGCGATGTCTGATCGCGAGGCCCGCTACCTCATCTTCGAGAAGGGGTTCTCCACTGCGGCGATCATCACCGAGATATCCGGTCGCGGCGTGGGCATGGACGTCGTCCGCGAGTTCGTGGTCGAGCGGCTGAAGGGCTCCCTCGATGTGGAGTCCGAGCTCGGGAAGGGCTCGACGTTCCGCCTGACCATCCCGCTTACACTTGCGATCATCCGCGCGCTCCTGTTGCGCGTGGGCGGTCAGACCTTCGCATTGCCCACGTCAGCTATAGAAGAAACCGCCCGCATCGAGCGCTCGGCGATCATCAAGGTCGAGGGCCACGAGGTGATCAGGCGCCAGCGCAGGACCGTCCCGCTCGTTCATCTGCGGGACATCCTCGGTATCGAGTCCGACGCGGACGACACCGGCGTGAAGATCCCGGTCGCAACGCTCGGCTTCTCGGGCCACCGCATCGGCATGATCGTGGACGAGTTCGTGGGCGAACAGCAGATCGTGATCAAGACGCTGGGGACGCACCTCAAGCGTGTCGACAACGTCGCCGGTGTGACCATACTCGGCGCAGGCGAGGTCGTTCCGATCCTCAATGTCCCGGACCTGATGACGAACGGTCGGCAACTCACGGGCGTGCGCGCTCGTCGGGCGGGTGCTGCCGTGGACACCGAGAAGGACAGGGGACCGAGGCGAATCCTCATCTGCGAAGACTCGTTCACCACGCGCGAGCTCGAGCGGTCGATCTTCGAGGCGGCCGGCTACGAGGTCGAGACCGCCACCGATGGCGCCCTGGGGCTGACCAGGTTGCGCGAGGGCCTGAACCCCGACGCGGTCGTCACCGACGTGCAGATGCCCAACATGACCGGATTCGACCTCACGAGGGCGATCAAGGCCGATGACGAACTCAAGGCTATCCCCGTCATCATCGTCACCTCGCTTGAGCGTGACGAGGAGAAGGCCGAAGGGATCAGCGCCGGAGCGGATGCGTACATCACCAAATCGGTGTTCAACCAGGACACGTTGCTTGATACCGTCGAACGATTGATACGGTAG